CATAGAATATGCTATATTTTCCAATTTTTTAAATTCATCTAATGTATAATATTTCTTTACTTCCAATTGTTTATAACTAGGCCTCATGTACTGTGAGAGGACCAATATGTCAACTCCTACTTCCCTTAAATCGTGCATCGTCTCTATTATTTCATCCCATGTTTCTCCAAATCCTAATAGTATAGATGATTTCTTTATTACATTTCCCGCGTATTTAAGTACCTTAAGGCTTTGGTCATATCCGGCTCTACGATCTCGTACCATAGGAGTTAACCTTCTTACTGTCTCTATGTTATGGGCAAATACGTCAACACCTGCATTTACAACTTTTTTTACAGCTTCTATGTCACCTCTGAAATCGGGTGTTAGCACCTCGACTATTATATTAGGATTCATCTCTTTAATAGCCCTAATTACTTTCACGAAATGATTAGCTCCTCCATCTGGCAAATCATCTCTATCAACGCTAGTTATAACGACGTAATCTAAATTCATTTCCTTTACAGCTTCAGCTATCTTTCGGGGTTCATCTTCATCTAAGGGAGCCGGTTTTCCTTTAATTACATAGCAAAATCTACAGCCTCTGGTACAAATATTTCCCATTATCATAAAAGTTGCAGTTCCAGAACCCCAACATTCAATTATATTTGGACATAGAGCCTCTTCACAGACGGTTGCAATTCCCTTTTTAGAGACTATGTTAGCTATTTTTTTAAAATTTTCATTCTCGTTTATTATAATTGAAGTTTTCCTCATTACAGTACCTCCATTACTGCAATTACTGATCCTGGACCTACTTTATCTCCCTCTTTTACCAAAATTTTAACTATCTTGCCCTTAAATTGTGAGACGATTTTTAGTATAACTTTCTCTATCTCAACCTCCGCTATTAAATCCCCTACATTAACACTATCACCTTCCTTAACATATACTGAAACTATTTCTCCTCCCCAATCTCTTCTTCTAGGCCATATATCCTCTGGTATTTTTACTTCAATTTGCACGTTAAATATAAAGCATAACGAAAATTATAAAGATATTCGTAAATGAAATTAAGGGTACTAATAGCCGAATTCCCTCAAGATCCCTATTTAAATATAGCTATTGACGAGGCACTCTTAATTAAAGGAAGAGGTTCGATTTTGAGAATATGGAGGAACGACAAAAGTGTAATTTTAGGAATTCTATCTAGTATAAGAGATGAAGTAAATTTAGATTTTATAAGAAGTGCAGGAATTGTTATGGTAAGAAGAATAAGTGGTGGAGGTACAGTATTTCACGACATGGGTAATATTAATTATACAATAATAGTTGATAAAAAAGACGATAAGGATCAATTAACTGGAATAGATTATCTTTACGGTAAGTTACTAAAGGGGACTATAAACGCTATAAAAATTTTATCTAACTCTAGTGAAATAGCAGTTTATAACGATAGTGATATAACATTTAAAGGTTATAAGGTTTCAGGGAATGCAGGCTATATATACGGTAATAGATATATGTTACACGGTACATTGCTTATCTCTACAGATCTTAACTTGATGCATAAAGCGTTAATTATACCACCAAAAAATGTTAAAAGAAATGTAAATATGATAAAATACAAAGTTAATAATTTATCTGCATTACTTAATAAGGAGATTAATTATAAAGACGTTATATACGCTTTTACGAAAAGTTTTTCTGAACTACTAGAAAGTGAGATTTATGAGGACGAGATTAATAATGAAGAAATAGAACTAGCCTATAACTTATCTAGAAACAAATACATGAGAGAAGATTTTATAAATAAAAGACTTTAAAACGCTGATGATAAATGTATATAGAGATTCAATATAATTAGTTTAAGTACATCTTAACTTTTTGGCTACTTCTGCTACTCTCTTACCTAAAAATCGGGCTATTGCTATCTCATTTTGATCGAGTTCTTTTTTATTTCCTAAGTGAGTAGCTCCGTAAGGTCCTCCGCCTGTAGTTGTAGTCGAAATTTCCTTTATTCCATAACCTGGTGGAACGATTATCATTCCATGATGATAAGCGAAATTGGCCATCGCTATTATTGTACTCTCGTGACCTCCATGCATAGTAGAAGCTTCTGTAAAGAAACCCACAGGCTTTCCATACAAACCTCCTTTACTCCACAATTCTGCAGTCTGATCTAAAAACAGCTTCAGTTGCCCAGCCATGTTACCATATCTGGTTGGTGAACCTATAATTAGCCCATCAGCCCATTCCAAATCTGGTAGTGAAGCCTCTGGAATATCTCTTACACTATCCGTATTTATTCTAAATTTCTTTATAATTTCTTCTGGGAAGTATTCTCTAACTCTGGCTAGTTTTACTTCTCTAGTAATTTCTCTAGCCCCTTCAGCTACGTTTTTAGCTAGATCTACAATAGACCCATACCCATAAAATAAAACGAGAATTTTAGGACATTCCATATTTGACGGAAATATTTAGAGCTAATAAAATTACTTCTCATATGATGAATAAAAAATACTAATTCACTTAGAAACCTTTTGCCTTCTAGCCTCTAAAGCTCCACCTATTATGCTCAAAACTGATAGGAAGCATGGTGCAAATAGTCCTACTATACCCCCACTTATCATGTATTTCCACGAGTTCTTATACACTCCATATAGTGTCGCTAAAGAGCCTATTAGTCCAATTATCCCTAACCCGATTAGTATTTCTCCACTTATTAACCTTATACCAGTTAGGTGAGTAATTAATGGTTCTCTAGTTAATATGCTTACGAAACTAGCTATTAATACTATAATACCTCCTATACCAGCTAATATTCTTCCTATCACTTTTTATCACCTATATTTCTATAACAGCGTTTATGCTTTTAAATTCTTTCATAATTTGTAGCGATATAACTATTCTTCCTCTGATAAAAGACAAATATAAATATAATATATTGGCATTGAGAATAAAAAATTATCCTTTAAACCTAAAATAAACTTTATGATATAATTCGAATTTATACTAATTGAAATTCATATTATTGTACTATATAGTAAAAACTTTATATCAAATTTTTTTATTAATATATTTTTTACTAATTAAAACTTTTATTCATGTCATTTTAGAGGAGGGTACTTATTATAGAAAAGGGCGTTCAGTAATAAATCTTTCGGTCAAACTTCAAGCATAGTGCCAACTAACATTACCACGTGGGTCCTATATAGGTGCTCGTGGCTGAATTAAAAGGTAATTTAAAAGTAAGGAGAAGTTACGCCACGGGTAAACACATATATTATATACTTTGGGTCTCCGTATTTATCTAAAGCGTGCTTTATAACGCAAAACTTCTACCTTCAATATTAGATTTAATGTTAGAATAGGTAACTATTAGGCTATTAGAAATGAATAAATCTCATGAAGATAGCTATTAATTTATTATTTCTAATAAACTGGAAAAATGTGTATAACGTTGTTCTTTTTACAGTTAACATTGTAAGGAGATTTCAACAAAATTGCACATTATAACACGAATATTAACAACTTTTCCCTTAAATTTACCGTAGATTTATTGACGATACTAATTTTATTATTAACTAATATAAAAATTAAGCACTACTTTTTTATTATTAAATATATATTTTAGTATACCTAATTTAAACTTCATGTTCTCAGATATATCTATGCTACAATTGTATGCATTTTTACATCGAAGGTATAAGTAATTTAGATAACATAATTACAATTGGTGATTGTGAATGGCGTTATTCGTAGATATACTTACTAACCAATTAATAGTTATGGCAATTGCTTTCATAACATTGGCTTATGGTTTAATTAAAACCTATAGAGTCCATAGTACTGTAATGGATTATAGGAATTCTATGAAAGCTCAATACATTCCTTTACTTACACTAGGAGGGCTTATGGCTATTACCGGCCTTTATGGTTTAATAACATGGCCCTTACCTGGTAGTTACAATATACTTTTCTACGACTTATATCCAGTATTAGGTTTAGGATTAATTGGAATAGCAGTTAGCATAAAGAACGACTATAAACTTGAACACTTAGGCTTTATGGCTATATTGTTTGGATTAGTAACGATTTACTATGGTGTAATTGGCTTCATTCATCATATGACTTTAGAACCAGCAGCATTACTCGCATTATACGCATTAACCGGATTAGCTTCGATATTTTTCTATCCAGTATCATTATTCCTTGACAGTGCCAAATATGGAAAGATTTTCTTAATTATAGACGCAATATTGCTAATACTTGCGGGAATAGTTGCAGCTTATATAGGAATTGTAGCTGTTCCAGAACATTTAGTAGGCTTCTCAAAATGGGTTCCCCCCATTTTGTAAGTTATTTCTTTTTTAAGCTAGTATTTTTTATTAAATAGTCTAATTATGCAATTTCCTATATTTTCAGATCCTTAAAGAAATTATAGAAAAGTATTGTAGATAACATATATAGGGCAGCAGTAATGAAGAAAGGAATATCTAAATTTCCCGTGGAAAAAAGATATCCAGTTAGCGTAGGCCCTATAGATCTAGGTACTGCATCAAGTAACTGTAATATGCTACTTACCCTACTTCTCTCATCTTCCTTAACTATCATGTAAATAAATGCGTTCATTAAGGGACCAGTTAAATTCATTAACGTGTTTCTAATTATATATAGTAATCCTGCAATAAATAGTGATTTACTAAAAGGAATTAAAATGAGGACTATTATTGCTAAAATATGAGTAACGAATATAGCCCTTATTCTTCCTAAAGTTTTTCCTAATAGAGGAGCGCCTAGTGTTCCTAATGCTAAGGTTAACTCGGAAATAGCGTATATAGGAGAAAGCTCTGAAGCAGTTACACCAAATTTTAGATTAAACCATAATGATAACATTGGTAATAATATTCCCGCACCTAAACCAATTATTGCCTCCGTAGAAAGTTTACCAAGAAGCTTAAAAGAGGAGATTCTTAACGTAGGTCTCTTAGTACCTCGATATTTCTCTTTGACTGGTATTAAAAGTAATATTGAGGATAATGTTATTGTAGCATCAACTACTATTATATACCTATAGTTCAAAATTAGGGGAAGAAGGGAGCCAATGACTGAGAATAAGATATTTAGTGAAGATCTATAGCTCATTGCTTTATCTAAATCTTCAATTTTCTCAGTCATTAAAGACGAAATTAAACCATAGCCTTGATTTGAAAACAGATAAGAGAAAGGTGTGAAGAGGAGTAAAACGAAAGCTACTGTAGCTAAGCCTCTAGATATAAAGATAAATCTTTTCCTTCCATATGCATCAGCTAAAATAGACCATAGAAGTGAGAACACTGTATTTGACACTATCGACGCGCTTAATATTTCCCCTATTAATAATGGAGTAAGCCCTAGCGTTTTAAAATAAAGGGGGATTATAATTGTATTAGCCCCCCAAGCGATACCTCCCAATGAGGATGATACTATCAGTAAAAAATCTTCTTTTTTCACATTTCATGATATGTTGATATCCCTTAAAAAGAGTTATTTTTTATATTATTATTAAAATTAGTGAAATGTCTAGGTATAAAATATTCCTTTCTAATTAATGTTTTAGCTGTAATATTTAAATATGATAACGTAGAGTATAAGTATAGGTTATAATGGTTAGGACGATAATATTAGGTGCTGGGTTTGCAGGAATCTCAGCCAAGTTAGCCTATCCTGAGGCTATATTAATTGATGAAAAGGATTACATTACAATAACTCCTAGGCTTATAGAGGTTATTGAGAGAGACCTTCCAGTATCTTATGCCTTAATGCAGAGAAAAGTTGATCTTAAAGCCAAAATTATAGGCGTTGATTTTAAGGATAAAATAGTAAAAACAACTGAGGGTAATATTAAATTCGATAAACTTATAGTTGCCTTAGGCTATGAGCAGGATATAAGCAAAATTAAGGGAGCAGAAAAATATGCCTTAAAATTCTTTTCATTAAAAGATATAGAGTATATAAAAAATTTGAAAGAAAGTTCTACTGTTACTATACTCGGTGGAGGAGCTCTAGGGGTTGAATTAGCAGGAGCTCTCGTAAAAAGAGGATTTAAGGTAAATGTCGTTGAGGCTGAAAACAGATTGGTTCCTTATTTAAGTTCACAATTTTCAGTAGAGGTTGAGAAAATTTTGAGGGAACAAGGCGTCCAAATTATACTTAAAGCTAAGGTGGAAGAGGTAAAAGAGGGGGAGATAGTGACAACTCAAGGAATTATAAAGACTGATTATACGATATTCTCTGCAGGTTTCTCGGGCCCTAAAATTATAAGCTATATAGGACTAACTAATAAAAATAATAGAATGCTAGTAGATAGATCATTAAGGTCGATTGATTACGATTTCGTTTATGGTGCGGGGGATTGCGCTAATTTCAAAGAGGGCTTCATTCCTCAATCTGCACAAATAGCCTTACAAGCTGGAGAAATTGCAGCGAAAAACGCAAAGGGAAGGGAGATTGAGTTTAAACCTAATCAAAAGGCAATAGTACTTAAGATAGGTGACAATTATGTAGGTGAAATTAAGGGCATGACTATAAAGGGACCTATACCAGCCCTAATGAAGTCCTTCGCCTTAAGTATGCTAGAAAATAAGGTTAAGAAGGTAAATGAGATACCCTATCTCATATTATGAAAAATTTAATAAGACATAAAAATCTCACATCTATCATGTTAAAAATTGATGTGCATTCTCACTATTTTCCCTTAAGAATTATGAAAGAACTTAAAGAAGTAATTAAATTCGATATAGAATTATCTACAGACAATAAAATTTATATAAAAATAGGAAATGTAACTTGGAGCGGTGAAGCATACGTAGGATTATTAGATGAGGATAAAATAAGAGATGATAGTAAGAAAGGTGAGGTGGACATAAGGGTATTATCACTAGCGCCCATCTCATATCTTTATGATTTTGATGATAATGTAGCTTTAACGTTTTACACTAAGTTAAATGATAATTTAGCTCATATAGTAGAGAAAAGTGAAGGTATGTTCATAGGGCTTGCTGGTGTTCCTCTTCAGAGCCCCTCGCTAGCAATTGACGAATTAAAGAGGGCAGTAAAGGATCTAGGATTAAAGGGAGTTGAAATCGGTTCTCACGTATTAGGTAAAAATTTAGATGACGAATCGTTTAGGGATTTCTTTAGAACAGTATCAGCGTTAAATATTCCGGTTTTTATTCATCCTCAAATTACTGACGTAATCGGAAAGGATAGGCTAAGGAAATATTTTTTCACAAATATTTTAGGAGTTCCAATAGAGGATACGATAGCTGGGGCTTCACTAATAGCAAGTGGTATAATTCAAGAATACGATATAAAGGTAATATTACCTCATGGCGGAGGATTTCTTCCATATCAGATAGGGAGATTTGATAATGGATATAAAATTAGATCGGATGTAAGGGAGAAAATAAGAAAAGAACCCAGTTCATTTTTAAGTAACTTCTATTTTGATACTATACTTTTTAATAAAAATATAATAGAATTTTTAGTTAAGTTCGTTGGTTCAGATCACTTAGTGCTAGGTAGTGATTACCCGTTTAAAATGGGCTACTTTAAGCCTTATGAATCAATAGAATTTCTTAACGAAATTGACAAGGAAAAAATTTGCGAGATAAACGCTAGAAAATTATTTAAAATATAATTATTTTTCTCTATCTATATTTCCTTTTGTTTCATGAGATATTAGACTTACTATAATTATAATTATTCCTAATATTATCATTGACGTTGTTTCTGCAATCGGGAATAGTGAGATAGAAGTATTATATAGTACAGTAGTGATTAATAGTGGAATTAAATTGCCAACTAAAAATCCTATATTCCAACTTAATGAAACACCAGTACTTCTAATTTTCGTAGGATAGTTCTCATTTACGTAAGCCATAATACCACCTCCTCCAAATACGCTTGTAAATCCGATTATAGCTATTAAATAAGGTGCGAAATTTCTTAAATTGGCTAGCAATATAAAAGTAGGTGAAAAGATAATTCCTAACAATCCCCCGATAAGTGATATCCTCTTTCTTCCTAATGTTTCACTCAATTCCCCGCCAATGAAAGCAGAAACAATTGTCATTACACTGTAAATTAGCGACATTTCAGTTATTTGTACCTTTGTAAAGTGATTTACACTGTAAAGGAAATTAGGTAATAAGCTATTAGCTAACGCGTTCATCGAAGCCCAGAGTGCCGTAAGTGATGCCGATAAGATAAATTTTCTCTTATAGTATGAAATTAAGATTCTTATAGGGGTTTTTATTCTCTCCTTATTTTCCCTAAATTTTCTTGATTCTGGCATGAGGAAACCAAATGGTAAAACGAGGAGTGAAGTTAAGAACATTATTCTCCAACCTATGTTTAGATAGTTTGCATTCCCAGTAAATTTAAGTATACTAAAAAATATTAATGATGCAATTAAATATGCTGAACCACCTACTGCAAATCCAGAACCACTAAACCAGCCTCTATGTCTTTCCGGAAGGTCTTCTATTCCTATAACTGTAATTCCCGCTGAAAGTCCTCCTGTAAAAAACCCTTGAATTATATATAATAAAATTAGAATTAGGGGATTTACTTGAAATAAGGCTATTATAACTAAAGGTAAGGCAGAACCTATACTGGATATTCTTATAAC
The genomic region above belongs to Saccharolobus caldissimus and contains:
- the lipA gene encoding lipoyl synthase, with protein sequence MRKTSIIINENENFKKIANIVSKKGIATVCEEALCPNIIECWGSGTATFMIMGNICTRGCRFCYVIKGKPAPLDEDEPRKIAEAVKEMNLDYVVITSVDRDDLPDGGANHFVKVIRAIKEMNPNIIVEVLTPDFRGDIEAVKKVVNAGVDVFAHNIETVRRLTPMVRDRRAGYDQSLKVLKYAGNVIKKSSILLGFGETWDEIIETMHDLREVGVDILVLSQYMRPSYKQLEVKKYYTLDEFKKLENIAYSMGFLYVVSLPLARTSYKAKEAYLEVIKNVKSNNRRP
- a CDS encoding biotin/lipoyl-containing protein, translating into MQIEVKIPEDIWPRRRDWGGEIVSVYVKEGDSVNVGDLIAEVEIEKVILKIVSQFKGKIVKILVKEGDKVGPGSVIAVMEVL
- a CDS encoding lipoate--protein ligase family protein, with amino-acid sequence MKLRVLIAEFPQDPYLNIAIDEALLIKGRGSILRIWRNDKSVILGILSSIRDEVNLDFIRSAGIVMVRRISGGGTVFHDMGNINYTIIVDKKDDKDQLTGIDYLYGKLLKGTINAIKILSNSSEIAVYNDSDITFKGYKVSGNAGYIYGNRYMLHGTLLISTDLNLMHKALIIPPKNVKRNVNMIKYKVNNLSALLNKEINYKDVIYAFTKSFSELLESEIYEDEINNEEIELAYNLSRNKYMREDFINKRL
- the wrbA gene encoding NAD(P)H:quinone oxidoreductase; this encodes MECPKILVLFYGYGSIVDLAKNVAEGAREITREVKLARVREYFPEEIIKKFRINTDSVRDIPEASLPDLEWADGLIIGSPTRYGNMAGQLKLFLDQTAELWSKGGLYGKPVGFFTEASTMHGGHESTIIAMANFAYHHGMIIVPPGYGIKEISTTTTGGGPYGATHLGNKKELDQNEIAIARFLGKRVAEVAKKLRCT
- a CDS encoding DUF981 family protein, coding for MALFVDILTNQLIVMAIAFITLAYGLIKTYRVHSTVMDYRNSMKAQYIPLLTLGGLMAITGLYGLITWPLPGSYNILFYDLYPVLGLGLIGIAVSIKNDYKLEHLGFMAILFGLVTIYYGVIGFIHHMTLEPAALLALYALTGLASIFFYPVSLFLDSAKYGKIFLIIDAILLILAGIVAAYIGIVAVPEHLVGFSKWVPPIL
- a CDS encoding MFS transporter; translated protein: MKKEDFLLIVSSSLGGIAWGANTIIIPLYFKTLGLTPLLIGEILSASIVSNTVFSLLWSILADAYGRKRFIFISRGLATVAFVLLLFTPFSYLFSNQGYGLISSLMTEKIEDLDKAMSYRSSLNILFSVIGSLLPLILNYRYIIVVDATITLSSILLLIPVKEKYRGTKRPTLRISSFKLLGKLSTEAIIGLGAGILLPMLSLWFNLKFGVTASELSPIYAISELTLALGTLGAPLLGKTLGRIRAIFVTHILAIIVLILIPFSKSLFIAGLLYIIRNTLMNLTGPLMNAFIYMIVKEDERSRVSSILQLLDAVPRSIGPTLTGYLFSTGNLDIPFFITAALYMLSTILFYNFFKDLKI
- a CDS encoding NAD(P)/FAD-dependent oxidoreductase, coding for MVRTIILGAGFAGISAKLAYPEAILIDEKDYITITPRLIEVIERDLPVSYALMQRKVDLKAKIIGVDFKDKIVKTTEGNIKFDKLIVALGYEQDISKIKGAEKYALKFFSLKDIEYIKNLKESSTVTILGGGALGVELAGALVKRGFKVNVVEAENRLVPYLSSQFSVEVEKILREQGVQIILKAKVEEVKEGEIVTTQGIIKTDYTIFSAGFSGPKIISYIGLTNKNNRMLVDRSLRSIDYDFVYGAGDCANFKEGFIPQSAQIALQAGEIAAKNAKGREIEFKPNQKAIVLKIGDNYVGEIKGMTIKGPIPALMKSFALSMLENKVKKVNEIPYLIL
- a CDS encoding amidohydrolase family protein, with product MLKIDVHSHYFPLRIMKELKEVIKFDIELSTDNKIYIKIGNVTWSGEAYVGLLDEDKIRDDSKKGEVDIRVLSLAPISYLYDFDDNVALTFYTKLNDNLAHIVEKSEGMFIGLAGVPLQSPSLAIDELKRAVKDLGLKGVEIGSHVLGKNLDDESFRDFFRTVSALNIPVFIHPQITDVIGKDRLRKYFFTNILGVPIEDTIAGASLIASGIIQEYDIKVILPHGGGFLPYQIGRFDNGYKIRSDVREKIRKEPSSFLSNFYFDTILFNKNIIEFLVKFVGSDHLVLGSDYPFKMGYFKPYESIEFLNEIDKEKICEINARKLFKI
- a CDS encoding MFS transporter, which produces MSYTFLVYNYSVLLVFNSPYISELLFKGSYIFSLLGVYALVLIDVIMRVPGAYILGPISDKYGRKFVIRISSIGSALPLVIIALFQVNPLILILLYIIQGFFTGGLSAGITVIGIEDLPERHRGWFSGSGFAVGGSAYLIASLIFFSILKFTGNANYLNIGWRIMFLTSLLVLPFGFLMPESRKFRENKERIKTPIRILISYYKRKFILSASLTALWASMNALANSLLPNFLYSVNHFTKVQITEMSLIYSVMTIVSAFIGGELSETLGRKRISLIGGLLGIIFSPTFILLANLRNFAPYLIAIIGFTSVFGGGGIMAYVNENYPTKIRSTGVSLSWNIGFLVGNLIPLLITTVLYNTSISLFPIAETTSMIILGIIIIIVSLISHETKGNIDREK